A single Brassica rapa cultivar Chiifu-401-42 chromosome A04, CAAS_Brap_v3.01, whole genome shotgun sequence DNA region contains:
- the LOC103864560 gene encoding uncharacterized protein LOC103864560: MEVMVGSPFGIGMAACVRDRTSVSAQDKSVPAAALFSADESGRGGSQIGLASRIGLRMNKRSPEESPEESSEDSVSSIGECSENEEEEEDDAVSFQRGGGGGGTLVSFTSSLEDSLPIKRGLSNHYVGKSKSFGNLMEQTNINAKDLEKGENPFNKRRRLLIANKLRSRGRSMSVSNFYSWQNPNSMSLLAVQEHNEVNHHNDDDYEENEGGDHQTMKLLEKRNMLMKNKRDLMAQTRSCFCLSSLQEDDDEGGVDNE; encoded by the exons ATGGAGGTCATGGTGGGTTCTCCGTTTGGAATCGGCATGGCGGCGTGCGTTAGAGACCGGACCAGTGTCTCGGCGCAGGATAAGTCCGTACCGGCGGCGGCTCTGTTTTCGGCAGATGAATCGGGACGAGGCGGATCGCAGATAGGGCTTGCTAGTAGGATCGGATTAAGGATGAATAAAAGATCGCCGGAGGAATCGCCGGAGGAATCATCGGAGGATAGTGTATCGTCGATCGGAGAGTGCAGCGAAaacgaggaggaagaagaagacgacgcCGTTTCATTccagagaggaggaggaggaggaggaacacTTGTTTCGTTCACTTCCTCTTTAGAAGACTCTCTGCCGATTAA GAGAGGATTATCAAACCATTACGTAGGGAAATCAAAATCTTTTGGTAACTTAATGGAACAGACGAACATCAACGCAAAAGATCTTGAGAAAGGAGAGAATCCATTCAACAAGAGGAGGAGATTGCTTATTGCTAATAAGCTGAGGAGTAGAGGAAGATCCATGTCAGTTTCGAATTTTTATTCTTGGCAAAACCCTAATTCTATGTCGTTACTTGCAGTCCAAGAACACAATGAAGTGAATCATCATAATGATGATGACTATGAGGAAAATGAAGGTGGTGATCATCAAACTATGAAGTTGTTGGAGAAGAGGAATATGTTGATGAAAAATAAGAGAGATTTGATGGCTCAGACTCGAAGTTGTTTCTGTCTTAGTAGTTTgcaagaagatgatgatgagggTGGAGTTGATAATGAGTGA